The Flavobacteriales bacterium genomic interval ACCCTCACTCGGAAATTGAAAGAGAAATTCTCGGCCAAGGGCAAATTCATCTATCAGATAGGAGAGACCTATGGCAGCCCAGAACTGATCGGAAGCTATGTGAATACCGGTCAACTCGATGCGCAATTCGATTTCAATCTCTATGATGCACTTGTAGCTACGCTCTGCCGGGAAGAAGTAGGCTGTCAGCGTATTGTGGATGAACTGGAGAAGAGCCTCGATGCGTATGGTCATCATCACTTGATGGGAAATATCACCGGCAATCAGGATCGAGGGCGTTTCATCAGCTATGCCGGAGGTGCACTCAGATTCGATGAGAATGCCAAGGTGGCTGGATGGACCAGAGAAGTAGGAGTAGGGGATGAGGTGGCCTATAATAGAAGCCAGCTCTTGATGGCCTTGATTTCTACACTGCCTGGCCTACCGGTCATATACTACGGTGATGAGATCGGAAGTTATGGAGGGAATGATCCCGATAATCGCAAGATGATGCGCTTTTCCGGTCTTTCAGCTCAAGAAGAGCAATTGAAACAAATGACTTCTGAATTGCTGAATTACAGGAAGAATTCACTCCCTCTGATCTATGGCGACATACGCATACATCAGGTCGAAGGGAATATGCTGGTCTACTCACGAAATTATCTGGGAGAGAGTGTA includes:
- a CDS encoding alpha-amylase: TLTRKLKEKFSAKGKFIYQIGETYGSPELIGSYVNTGQLDAQFDFNLYDALVATLCREEVGCQRIVDELEKSLDAYGHHHLMGNITGNQDRGRFISYAGGALRFDENAKVAGWTREVGVGDEVAYNRSQLLMALISTLPGLPVIYYGDEIGSYGGNDPDNRKMMRFSGLSAQEEQLKQMTSELLNYRKNSLPLIYGDIRIHQVEGNMLVYSRNYLGESVYVLINTGDESQQISLNPMADQSIPEESFRSTAMSSENGYLTTTLPPHSFEILY